The Humulus lupulus chromosome 7, drHumLupu1.1, whole genome shotgun sequence region agtagttcttaactttttccattttattactcattgaggacaatgtttcatttaagtttgggggttgtgtgtatgtatttttctttgtgtttatatgtttttctttatgtttttgcatgtttttcatttgttgtaaaattcaaaaaaaaattattttctttatttgtttttatgtaattttcatttgttatataatgttaaaaaaatattattttctttgttttgtttgaaaattttttttggtgatttttcattttctaatgataagaattatgattgaaattgttcttagttcttagaaaaatataaataattattaagcttaatttttaatttttaagttagttttgtttaaatatatatttttcataatatgtcacttttctattctatttgaactattatgatattttgacaaagtttatttaaacattaaattctttaaatatctaaaaaaaaaattgaaaaatcctagaatttgcttgattatttattgagatttaatttattttttcttgtataagcttgtctaatgttcacatgatgattagatgtttttgtgtttgtatgttaaatatctattttgaaaataattttaacattttaattaattacataagttttacttttatttatgattttctttgaactatttccattgtGTAATTTTTTACgaaaacatttgacatcaccaattaaaaaaaaaatgggtgggtttttaatttttcttttgctcgaggactagcaaaatattaagtttgggggtgtgataattCTACAAagtagagttattttaccactttttatgtgataattatcgcttaattcttgagtttttaattgatttattaagttttaaagtaattttgaatttattggttttattttgattttatatattcttgtgtgtttttatagttattttgttgtaaaatgttgtagttatttatttgaattattgttgtttaatttgaggtaaaaaaatgttgtattatttagcttaaatgttaaatataaattaagttataattaatattttcaaagaattaacttgatttattttacagtgaaaatattttattatgatttattttatgtttattttgttagggaatttgtGGTATTTTTAAGTTTGGAAAAAAGGATAGAaaacaagaaaagaaatgaaaaatgGTATTATTTAAATACCATAAAGTAGCCAGCCCATCTCGGCCCACAACTACTCAACCGGTCTTCCTCCCTCTTGCACTAGACTGGGCTCGCGCCTCCACACCAAGCCCAAATCAGCTGCCTAGCCGTTTCCTTCCCTTGCTCCTGCCAGACAACAACTCGTGTCTTCACAGCCATTTCCCAGCCAAGTAGCTGTTGCCTGCCTCCTTGCAATTAGGCCCGCCCATCAGCTTCAGCAATCCAAGGCCTACCAGCGTCTCCAAGAAGCTGCACCCCACGCCTGGCCTCCATGTCTTCAGACAGCATCGAAGCCCACGCCTCACCTCCTGCCCAGTCGAAGACCCACCAGCAAGCTCACTCCAGCTCACCCAATTCCCTTTGCCCAACAGTTCTCCCCAGGCCCAATCACAGCCACCCATAGCCAGCTGCCATTTccccttgagcccaacaaaagcacattgtcccctttgtctaaaaatgccacatttttaccccactttctacatattttatccaaaaatcatcattacaccctacaatttacccttatttgccatattattattaatttaattaattaaatcaatttaaattgattactTTAATACTCTTATTTTGGCTATAagtagggaattttcaagaccattttgggaGGGATTGCTTGGGATaggttacactacacaagttctacactttcaagacctctctattctcttcatcttttggtcatttttctatgagtttttagaggaaaaatttgggggttttcctccaaattttcctaaattatatttgtaatttttttgtttgtattttctattctagttatgagtttctaacactacaagaaaatatgcttttaataacatggaaaatgtgttatcaaaacataccataacactttttgatgtgttaagaccgactatgttatcgtaggtcagggtactttacataacactttatcattgttaaacagatgtgttattatactgtcaacgataacacaatttctgtgtaattttaataaatagataagtgtttaattatgttatttatagtcgattatataacacatttcaatacttataaatttgtattatactacactttagtataacactttttttgtgttatactacactttagtataacacatgtgttatattagcttagagaaacataatctttttttacttacacataaCTAGGAAAATAAATATGAAGATTGAAGTCAAATAAGGcaacataaatatatttttattaagtacccaaatgtaattacaatatttagtctactagtctaggcttaagaaatcatattacaacataatttatgcccaattcaaattcctttatcactaaatacaaaacaagaaatgtatacaaaaattagtgaaattcattcttccattctaaaggcctcaactacaaatgttgttaAGAATTGCTCcgaagaaatcatctcaatatacctgcacattgtaaaaaaaaagtccttttatttttaagaacataagacttaagctagtttccacctgtaagcacataaagtttaaattaaatttgtaataactccaaaacttgacgaaacagcagggtatagcaagatgtactaccatgcaaaacaatGACTAAAGccacaaaacatgcaacttaaaacaaggcttgtgaaatgtatcaagataacaaatatatcattctcaatgatcaaaaagtatgtgaggaagaattgattccagaactctaaattctgtcaatatatccccaaaaaatttaaagaataaaaacagaatcacactttgacttcttatacaataaaatcataaagaaaaacaataaaataaaaatgcacctGGAAACTCCTTTAGCATCTTTAATATAAGGTTTAGGCCAATTTCTgcaataaaactaaaaataaattctGTCAATATATCCCCTGTGTGATCGCTGCCATCACACACACAGAAGAGTACTTAATAGAAAATGAATTGGATAAAATGATCTCTGTAAATGTACCAGAGACATGGGACTTTATTATTTATAGCTGAATAGTACAAATATACAAAGAGAGGGAAAAAGGAGTTGGAAACCAAGAAGTGATTAACAGGAAACTAACCACCCTAATCTACTAACTATAGCTGAACCTATATTACAGTTAGAGCTAACTAACTACATGtgcaaaagtatttgaaaaccaCATGAATATAGTTAACTCATAGTATTTAGAAATCACATGAATGTTAAATTCTGCAAAACTGAGAATCCATACAAATTTCTTTACTTGGCTTTGAGATTCATCAATATTTCTTTACATTATAGTCAAATCCCTGCATATTCAAACCTAGCCAGGTTGTCTGCAATTTCaattgttaaataataataataactcaattattaatattattatagtTGAAAAAAAACACACTATCCCATAACAGAGTAAAAGTTCTTGCCACCACAACAACAAACTTACAGTCTTTTCTTAAATGATACATTAAAAActtcaaaagaagaaaatggaaaactaagataaatacttatctgttttagttcaataaaataagagagctaTCAAGAAAGAGCTAGGGAATTTTCAGATGAACAATAAAATATGAGAGCTATCAAGAAAATCTAAGACCATAACATCACCAAACTAAAGTTCAACACCAAAGAAAGATATACCTGCTGCCGCCGTGAAGTTGAGAACCCCACCAGCCAGCCACGCGCCCAGCCACCGTCCCTACTGAGCCTCTCCCTGTACATCATTAAAACACAAACTTGTTCCACTTTATGAGCTTCCAATGCTTCCAGTTTGCTCCTTTCAAGATCACTTTGAATTTTTGTGATACTCTCAGATTTTGTTTCAATAGCTCCCAATATGTCTTCCATCTGCTTTTCCACATCTTCAAAAGCTACACGAGCAGCTTCCTGGTGGTATAAATTATAAGGCAAATGGTCATCTATTAGTGTGTCAATATACTGATGTTGAAAGTCCTAATATAAATTATTAACCTCATCTTTTCACTCAAAAGCTTATTCTCGGTAGATGCAACTTCAAGTTTTCCCTTGTGCTCAATAAGTTGTTTTTCCCAAGGTTCCAATTCAACACCAACTTTTGCAAGCTCGGAGCAGTGTCTCTCTGTTTGAACTGCTTGTCAATCAATcaaattgaaaaatatgttagaCAATGAGTTGCCCAACCACATCAGCTCTAAGACTGCTGCATAAAGTGAATATATGTTCTTTTACACTAATATCTGAGGTATAAACGCAAAATCATATACAATAACATGATTGATTATAAACGAAATCCACAACAACATGATTGATTATAAACGAAATCCACAAAAACATGATTGATTATAATGCTGGGAAGATTAAATCGAACCCATTAAACTTGAAATCAAATCAAACTAGCTCACTTCTCTACATTGTATGACTTGATATGCCACTTAAGTGACAACTAATGTGACAATTCTTTTATTCCAAGAAGTTCAAAATTTTGGTAATACAGTTGGTACATTAGCTACCATAGAAGCCTATATATATTGTCTTCACTACTCTCATTCGGGGTTAAGAGAATTAGTAGagaattttttcagcatttttttgttctgttttttaAAGCATTTTTTTTAGAGTGTTTGTACATGGAGCAAGTCTCCCTTTGTGTAATTTTGTACTTGATACTTAAGAAAGAATAAAGTCTAATCAGCCATTATTTGGGGCTATTCTACCTTTGGATGTAGGCTTTTAATTGAGTTGAACCAAGTAATGTGTTtggtgtattttttgttttaaagtcttatcattttttattctatgtttctgCATTACTCTTTCTTGTTTTGCTGTTTACTCTTTCTTGTTTTGCTGTTCTTTAAGGGTGTAGGATTTACACCACATTTCTAAAAGAGACTTGTTTAGTCCATATATGAATAGAAATAATCTGCATACATATCATATCAGAGCCTAACAGagcaagaaaattaaataaattagacaacaaaatttatatatactaCATGATACTTTTTAGCAGTTTTACCGCTGAAGCTgatcatataaacataatcaaaggTTATAGAACAATTGATACAAAAACTAATCATTAACCAATAAACTAATCTTATAACAATGAAACAATACaacttcaaataaataaacaaatctaTGCTATCTCCATCAGAAAAAGGGAACAGATATCAATGCCAATAACATGTTATGGTTACAAATTGTTTAAAGTTGATTGTTTCTCAAATCATCTCAAGAAGGGAGAATCTTAACAGtagttttaataaaacattttgcaATTGAAATAATCAATTGGCTTCTTGCTAGAAATCATAGAGAtataatttgaagaaaaaattgctCATGAAACATTACCCATGGCTGGCTAAAGCATAAACAGGTTAAAAAGCAAGGCAAAAACATTTATATTAGCATTGCTTCTCTATACAAAAAGCATAGGATTTCCATAAATAATGAAAGTAAGAGATCTCAATTCCCAACTAGAAAATCAAAGCAGAAATATACCAACTAGAATGGGAAGCAAGGAGGATTTTTTTAAAGATGTTTAGGTAGGAACACAAGTCCTTGGCAACCTAGTAAATTTCAACTTAGTATCAAGATGATAATTAGAAACAGAACAACTTACCTAGCAGATTTATAATGGAACAAACATAACAACCAAATTGAATGGATTATAGGACCATTTGAAAAAGATACACAGTTGCCAACTTTCTTCACATAAAAGGCAAAAGGGTTACTATTTAATTTAGAAACAAGATTGCAAAACTGAAGTTTAAAGACTTCAATATAACAAATTCCATAGACGAGCCTATGTGCCATGCTAAAAATATGGCCCCCGACAATGACATGAAAAATTCAAATGAGTAATTCATCCcagaaaagaaagaaatatatatatatatattttaaaaatatcctAATCAAAAGTAGGGTAGAGAGCAACTTTACTATTTTTACCCAAATTTGAAGCCACCAGGGGGTAGGGtaggctggtttgctccaaaagGAAAACCTTGTTGAATTCCATCCCTGTTATCCTGGATGTTTTgctcctcatcttcttcttctgccCAATATCTCTCCAAGATCTTCACAGCCTTCTCATAAATCTCATGGTTGTCGTGGTTCTGAAGATTCTCGATTTTATCCAATCCTTCACATTCATCAATTGCCTGACCATATATATTGACTCCTCCACTTAGTCCCATTTCTTTCTCTGCCTCACCCACCTTCAGAAGGTTTTCCAGACCCTCAAGGCATACAGTTACAATCCTTGTGTCTAGACAGTTTAGGAGATCACAGAGTGGGCCGATGCAACCTTGGCTAACAAGAAATCTACAAGGCAATGCTCATGTTAGTGAAATGTCATGCCAAATGCATTACAACTATAATAGCTATATATTAGATGAATCTTTCTACAACAGAAGTGCATCAGGACCAGAATTtcttatatctatatatatatatatattaaattacacGAGTCAACTCAAATTTTATAtactttctcttttttttttggttgtaaCAGAAGTGCATGTGTAACCAAGAAAGGAAGCACAAGTATATACTGGATTTGTTCATGAAAGCCACCGGAAGTGGCATTAGAGATGGCCCATGCAGCCTCCTTTTTTATATCGAACTCTGAATGTTGGAGAAGATGTACAAGCGGGTGAATGATATTGGCCTCAATTATAGCCTGCAAAACTGAATTTAACATAAAAAATTACAAGCCGATCATCCTACTGGGAGTTAAATTAGGCCAAAATAGTCACCATAATTGACAGCTTGGACTCTCCCAAGGTACCAAATCTAAGCATATGAATTTTCcacaaaacaaacagttaaatTCAGAAATGAAAGTGAATGAGAACAAATCTAAGCAAGGTGCTATTGCTTGTAAGGACAGAAAAAATTGGCTTACAGCCATGGATGAGGAGATGAAATCTctatataacaataatacatgGAGTTTAGTAATAGAATTCAATAAAAAGAAAGtgagataaaaataaaataagagtgTACATGCTTTAAATTCATCCTTAAAATACTCACTAGTAGCATCAAAGAAATAAAAGTTAATTAAATCTCGATACTTCAAAAAGTAACAGATAAGTTTCTTAGTATGAAAGTACCTGATACCCATTCCACTCTGGATTTTGTGAAGGAACCCCTTGAGTTGGGGAAAGCATCATTGGCATAAATGAAACAAGAGAAAACATTCAAATAATCAGAATGAATCAAATGAAAAAATTCACGAAACAAGAGAAAAAGATCAAATTATAATATCTAGAATTGTTGTAATTATAAAAACCTTACATTCTGACTGCCTTTCTCCATGCCAAGAGCAAACAATACAACAAAACGAGTATGAACTCAGAATCTAAAGAAAGGGTCTCAAGACACTTGCAATGTACACCCACTGCTTCCAGTGAGACATCAGTTATCTTAGCACAAGCAGCAATACCAAGAGCTTTCAATGAATTCCCACAACCAAGAGCTAATTCAACTAAATCTGCATCTGTTAAGGCCTCACAAAATCGCAAAATTAAATCCCCAAGCTGCTTACAAGATTGTCCAACAGCAGCTAGACCATGATCTCCAACATAGCAACCCTTAAAGAAAACATTACCAAAATGATATGTCACAAAAACTTGGGAAAAATGAGGTAAACGATgaatatattttcatttattttaacgAAAACAGATAAGACCCACATAAAACACTTCAAATTTCAAGTATAGTAGACCAAAAAATCACCTGTAAATCAAAAGCTGTTAAAAATGAGAACTTCTTGGCGAGTGCAATTAAGCCAGAACTTGAGACGTTAGAGCACCAGATTAAGCTCAGCTTCTCAAGTTTCGGAAAGCCTTCACCAAGGGCAATCAACCTAGCATCAGATAAACTACATGACTCAAATCCAACATCTTCAGGCCCATTTTTCTCAGTAGCATATAGTTGAAGAGACGAAACCACATTATTGTTATTCCCGCGCCTTCTTCCCTGTCCCCATAatcaaataataaacaataaactgGGTCATATCGATAAACAAGAACAAGCTTAGCGCGATTGGTACCACATCCGCCCTAATTCAATCCAATCATACGACCCAGaattagagaaaaaaaattatacgaGGAAGAAACGGGTCAATCACAATCTAGAATCGGGCAGAAACTGAAGGTCAATTAGTTTGGGGTAAATAAAATATCTTACGAGCTGAACGAGGAGCGTAATATGCAAGTGCTCATCAATGTGAACATTACGAACATTGAAGAATCGACGGGCAAGGAGCTTGACGAAGAGGTCAGGACTGCCGGCAGCGCTGACCCGGAGCGTGGTGCGGCTGAGGCACTCTAGGGCTAGCCACCGCTTGCAGACGAGGGAACAGGCGTCACGACTGGGTTTAGAATCAAGCAGGGTTTAGAgctttggaaataaaaaaatagaggcaaataaaaaagtaaaaagtagAAGATAATTTGGCTCTAAAATTTTGGTACCGCCAATTTTGGTACGGGCATTTTTTTTCccacatgttattttattatttgatgtattataatactttttcaatactattatattcatgtgttatggaaagggTTGTTTGGTGCAGtgtaatctttttaagattattaaggtgatgatgaaacaatatgtaactagatagtgtttattttgtatgttgatttcccattttgtgcaataaagtttatggattttcttcttcaaatgtTTTCTTTCATCtcaaatatcatgtattttggattgttagcacatatttatactttgttcttcattagtgcaaaaaaacataatattctttgtgtaagatgtgtcattaaattgtatacatccaatgcttagaacaaaaatattatgttttgccttataaataatgttatttgatttttcgttgtttcattaggttgattcacattaaatactttgaaattatactttttgaaaagtgaagaaaaatcctatctttttagaagtaatttgtgcttaaaattataattctatttggaaaatgatagtttgattttattttaactatcactaaaacttgggaatcaatgtacttataaatattattgaacttatattttgtggattctaataccttaataatcttctttaccatcttgatttctactattaatttatttttatatattgtctttaatatctttattattatcttttattttatgtttattgttacaaattctaatcaatctttggagctacgttagaatttattaattttggtttaaaatagttttcttttcgattttagacaactcctttgagttcgacatccttgcttacacgatcactattttatatgaacgattcgtgcgcttgcgatataaatatttaaaatatacccGTTTTGGGTTCATCATACTGCCCTTAGATCTGCTAGCGTAATCCTTCCAAACACCATAACAAGACCCATCGCTAGGAAGACAGCCTATTATATCCACTTGTCTACCCTCATAGAGTTGAACCTTAGCCATGGCATCAGCGAGGTAAGTGGGAGAAACCGTAAGAAGATTCCGTCGAATTTCCACTTTTAGGCCCCAAATGAAGAAATTGAGAAACATGGTATCTGAAACCCCAGTAATCTGAGTCATGAGACTCTCAAATTCAATTAGAAATTTAGAAACAGAACCAGTTTGTGTAAGCTTAGCAATACGACCAAGAGGGTCATCATAAATTGAGGTCCCAAATATCTTCCACAACTACCGAAGGAACACCTCCCAACTAGTAAGAGCACCCCCTTTTTTCCATCCATTGATACCAAGTAGAGGCTTCGCCAGCTAAGTGAAAAGCCACCACCGCTAGTCACAGGTTCGGAGCAATTTGATGGAGGAGAAATAACTTATCAATTTTGTATATCCAATCGTCCACCTAAGAACCATCAAAATGCGGAACCTTGACACGAAAAGTTTTCAAAATGGCATTCACATCCCATAACATAGCATCGCTGGTTGGGTGACCTGCTGATTAGtacttaaaaatgacattttactAAGCTTAAagcttaaattaaattaatttttaattaatatttccttAAATTTCTTTTGATATATTTCTTTAATGGaaaatattaattgtaatttaaTTTGTATAAAGTATGGtgcattttgacattaataaaagcaaaagaaaagagaaaagaatt contains the following coding sequences:
- the LOC133792139 gene encoding importin subunit alpha-4-like, with the translated sequence MWVLSGCYVGDHGLAAVGQSCKQLGDLILRFCEALTDADLVELALGCGNSLKALGIAACAKITDVSLEAVGVHCKCLETLSLDSEFILVLLYCLLLAWRKAVRIDFISSSMAVSQFFLSLQAIAPCLDLFSFTFISEFNCLFCGKFICLDLAIIEANIIHPLVHLLQHSEFDIKKEAAWAISNATSGGFHEQIQFLVSQGCIGPLCDLLNCLDTRIVTVCLEGLENLLKVGEAEKEMGLSGGVNIYGQAIDECEGLDKIENLQNHDNHEIYEKAVKILERYWAEEEDEEQNIQDNRDGIQQGFPFGANQPTLPPGGFKFG